In Clostridium sp. SY8519, one genomic interval encodes:
- a CDS encoding replication initiation protein has product MSDQQKTGKKKARKQDVVFKSSNAFLQAKYKSTLRQNKIFTYAISQMREKSDGNGGTDLVADLSAAEIKEQFGYTGNSVYNFLKPFSKDILDHKYMLEDDTTHQFFYMNMINDVSYSDGHLVITFNKKLKPHTLDVQKNYTLVDMRSLMSFESNNTFRLYELLKIYEYLIPKEEGACYEVKIGLAELKFNLGIIDAGDEKIEKAIKSGMSLEDIDDKIAVNAKYRDYSNFRKRVLDTAYKEMKASKKATIYFEYVPITRGRGRKTIAIRFFIYRHNNHDWHVESVFDTEVIDELSAYTEGRLSRKNITTLLEKSDGNAALIKTIYNSARETNGIKNLMGWMVSAIEGQWEFPERRTEENEEPAGTATRFTNFQERDTTDYDQLMAQLIHASDPQQTDASDPVDTEYEEISPVQEVTEPEEEEELPFGDLPDPKMADQPEEEHTEVHAPEEDAWLEKYKSMDKAAIFVELAKLPPDKQSQVIELLSHEN; this is encoded by the coding sequence ATGTCAGATCAGCAGAAAACAGGAAAAAAGAAGGCCAGAAAGCAGGATGTAGTATTCAAATCCTCCAACGCTTTCCTGCAGGCCAAATATAAGTCAACGCTTCGCCAGAACAAGATTTTTACCTATGCCATTTCCCAGATGCGGGAAAAATCAGACGGAAACGGGGGGACGGATCTGGTGGCGGATCTCAGCGCGGCAGAGATCAAAGAGCAGTTCGGTTATACGGGAAACAGTGTTTACAATTTTCTGAAACCGTTTTCCAAAGATATCCTGGATCACAAATATATGCTGGAGGACGATACGACCCATCAGTTTTTTTACATGAATATGATCAACGATGTTTCGTATTCGGACGGCCACCTGGTGATTACCTTCAACAAAAAGCTGAAGCCTCATACACTGGACGTACAGAAGAATTATACCCTGGTGGATATGCGTTCTCTGATGTCTTTTGAATCTAATAACACCTTCCGGCTCTATGAGCTTTTAAAAATATATGAATATCTGATCCCGAAAGAAGAGGGCGCCTGCTATGAAGTGAAGATCGGGCTGGCGGAACTGAAGTTTAATCTGGGTATTATTGATGCCGGGGATGAGAAGATTGAGAAAGCGATAAAATCCGGAATGAGCCTGGAGGATATTGATGATAAGATCGCGGTGAACGCGAAGTACAGAGACTATTCCAATTTCCGCAAACGGGTCCTGGATACTGCTTACAAAGAGATGAAAGCCTCGAAAAAGGCCACGATTTATTTTGAATATGTCCCGATTACCAGGGGCAGAGGCCGGAAAACCATTGCAATCCGTTTTTTTATTTACCGGCATAACAACCATGACTGGCATGTGGAGTCTGTATTTGATACAGAAGTGATCGATGAACTTTCCGCTTATACGGAAGGCAGATTAAGCCGCAAGAATATTACCACGCTGCTGGAGAAATCAGATGGCAATGCGGCTCTGATCAAGACTATTTACAATTCTGCGCGGGAGACCAACGGAATCAAGAATCTGATGGGATGGATGGTGTCTGCCATTGAAGGACAGTGGGAATTCCCGGAACGACGTACCGAAGAAAACGAAGAACCTGCGGGAACCGCCACCAGATTTACCAATTTCCAGGAGCGGGATACTACGGATTATGATCAGCTGATGGCACAGCTGATTCACGCGTCGGATCCGCAGCAGACAGATGCGTCAGATCCTGTGGATACAGAGTATGAGGAGATTTCTCCGGTGCAGGAGGTAACCGAACCGGAGGAAGAAGAGGAGCTTCCCTTTGGTGATCTGCCGGATCCGAAGATGGCGGATCAGCCGGAAGAAGAGCATACAGAAGTCCACGCGCCAGAAGAAGACGCATGGCTGGAAAAATACAAATCCATGGACAAGGCAGCGATATTTGTGGAACTCGCGAAACTGCCGCCCGATAAGCAGTCCCAGGTCATTGAGCTGCTCTCCCATGAGAATTAG
- a CDS encoding RNA methyltransferase: protein MSVIRKVTDRNIPELKPYAAASDRQLMRYCEPEPGLFLAESAKVILRAWNAGYEPLSLLMDQNQTETESEELLHVLPDIPVFLTDWDTIKKITGLKMIRGALAIFRRKPLPDYLTIIQDARRIAVLDHVVNPSNIGAVFRSAAALNIDAVLLSRECSDPFYRRTLRVSMGTVFQIPWTKFSDNYSWPEEGLKQLKHLGFRTAAMALTENSVNVNDPALKNEKRLAILLGNEGYGLSEELTAACDYQVCIPMAHGVDSLNVAAASAVAFWELGNH, encoded by the coding sequence ATGTCCGTGATTCGAAAAGTTACCGATCGGAACATTCCGGAACTGAAACCCTACGCCGCAGCCAGTGACCGACAGCTGATGCGGTACTGTGAACCGGAGCCCGGACTGTTTCTGGCGGAAAGCGCGAAGGTGATTCTGCGTGCCTGGAATGCCGGCTATGAACCGCTCTCTTTGCTGATGGATCAGAATCAGACAGAAACAGAATCGGAAGAATTGCTGCATGTCCTGCCGGACATACCGGTATTTCTTACAGACTGGGATACAATAAAGAAGATTACCGGTCTGAAAATGATCCGGGGAGCCCTGGCTATATTCCGAAGAAAACCTCTGCCGGATTATCTGACAATTATTCAAGATGCCAGACGTATAGCTGTTCTGGATCACGTGGTAAATCCTTCAAATATAGGGGCTGTTTTTCGTTCGGCAGCAGCTCTGAATATCGATGCCGTCCTTCTCAGCAGGGAATGCAGTGATCCTTTCTACCGGAGGACGCTGCGTGTCAGTATGGGAACGGTTTTTCAGATTCCCTGGACGAAATTTTCTGATAATTACTCCTGGCCGGAAGAAGGTTTGAAACAATTAAAACATCTGGGGTTTCGGACAGCAGCCATGGCATTGACTGAAAATTCTGTCAATGTGAATGATCCGGCATTAAAAAATGAAAAACGTCTGGCAATTCTTCTGGGCAATGAGGGGTACGGATTATCCGAAGAACTGACAGCAGCCTGTGATTATCAGGTGTGCATTCCCATGGCTCACGGCGTCGACTCGCTGAATGTGGCGGCAGCCAGCGCAGTGGCATTCTGGGAACTTGGAAATCATTAA
- a CDS encoding SH3 domain-containing protein: MKKRILPAAAAAVFGLSCLMIPAPEAQAAGSVSRFVSSAIAIAKDNSHGYNDSNRWGPDYDCSSYIITALRNAGFNTNGATYTGNMRSALTGAGWSYYPASSMNLSGTSRLKSGDILIKSGHAEIYVGSGQRAGAHKNYDGRQGDSSGKEISVSSYYNGGWTGVLRYTGQSSSSGTASVRSAAVYSTGTYKTTINLNMRQKASISSKVLRNVKKGTKVSVTKVSGSWGKIKYSGKTGWVSFSYLKKMSTSSAASKAVKTGKYKTTINLNMRQKASISSKVLRNVKKGTKVSVTKISGSWGKIKYSGKTGWVALKYLKKA, encoded by the coding sequence ATGAAAAAAAGAATACTGCCGGCTGCAGCCGCAGCTGTTTTCGGCCTGTCCTGTCTGATGATACCCGCACCGGAAGCCCAGGCTGCCGGCTCTGTCAGCCGGTTTGTAAGCTCTGCAATAGCCATTGCAAAAGATAATTCCCACGGCTACAATGACAGCAATCGCTGGGGACCGGATTATGACTGCTCTTCTTATATTATTACTGCCCTGCGAAATGCGGGCTTTAATACCAACGGAGCGACATATACCGGTAATATGCGTTCTGCCCTTACAGGGGCAGGCTGGAGTTATTATCCCGCATCCTCCATGAATCTCTCCGGCACATCCAGGCTGAAAAGCGGTGATATTCTGATCAAGAGCGGTCATGCGGAGATTTATGTAGGCAGCGGCCAGCGGGCTGGTGCCCATAAAAATTACGATGGCAGGCAGGGGGACAGTTCCGGTAAAGAGATCAGCGTTTCTTCGTATTATAACGGCGGCTGGACCGGCGTCCTGCGTTATACCGGTCAGAGTTCCTCTTCCGGCACCGCGTCGGTACGCAGTGCTGCCGTATATTCCACAGGAACTTACAAGACAACGATTAATCTGAATATGCGCCAGAAAGCCAGCATTTCTTCCAAAGTGCTCCGGAATGTGAAGAAGGGTACCAAAGTATCTGTCACAAAAGTATCCGGTTCCTGGGGCAAAATCAAATACAGCGGCAAAACCGGATGGGTGTCTTTCAGCTATCTGAAAAAGATGAGCACTTCTTCCGCTGCGTCAAAGGCAGTAAAGACTGGAAAATACAAGACAACGATTAATCTGAATATGCGCCAGAAAGCCAGCATTTCTTCCAAAGTGCTCCGGAATGTGAAGAAGGGTACCAAAGTATCCGTCACAAAAATCTCCGGTTCCTGGGGCAAAATCAAGTACAGCGGCAAGACCGGATGGGTTGCCCTGAAATATCTGAAAAAAGCATAA
- a CDS encoding alpha/beta hydrolase, giving the protein MVLLLAVLLIFTMLLVNQEKLMAFFCAAVMLFLGWGNLKSSPRLGIPGILNAAVEFFGASAGIAWILFTWYSGYCILLICGMFLLAKYTLQYMIRILRLPGQKTVIRILRTLPVLFLCVFYLMFHFSLLATAVTPLALVGPLQTYLNNTNSFSRKYDAGEFNFLHGEKVYSNVAYGTDYPNSFMDIYLSAEENADKPTVVFIHGGGYIGGTKTGGNPRSGSNGLLWYFTNLMQEGYNVVSIDYAYAPEYRYPIQLRQANQALAFLMRHGSKYGLHMDRVVLIGKSAGGNIAGMLALTATQPSSARKLQIRPALSQKNLKAVVFVSALINNEDFTITHNLIRDHVFMQYARCAFGTNVIRKSAIAKQTNLLTHVDENYPASYISDGNTATFYSQANALHKKLDQLGVVNELNLYPRKKERLGHGYETRPSLSCAQDNMKKTIAFLNRVVKANS; this is encoded by the coding sequence ATGGTTCTGCTTCTTGCGGTGCTTCTCATTTTTACCATGCTGCTGGTAAACCAGGAAAAACTCATGGCCTTTTTCTGTGCTGCCGTCATGCTGTTTCTCGGGTGGGGCAATCTGAAATCTTCGCCGCGCCTGGGGATTCCTGGAATTTTGAATGCAGCCGTGGAATTTTTCGGCGCGTCTGCCGGCATCGCATGGATTCTGTTTACCTGGTATTCCGGCTACTGTATCCTGCTGATCTGCGGCATGTTTTTACTGGCCAAATACACCCTGCAGTATATGATCCGTATTCTGCGTCTGCCCGGTCAGAAAACAGTCATCCGCATCCTGCGCACCCTGCCGGTACTGTTTCTCTGCGTCTTTTATCTGATGTTTCACTTCAGTCTCCTGGCAACGGCAGTTACCCCCCTTGCATTGGTAGGACCCCTGCAGACTTATTTAAACAACACAAACAGTTTTTCCAGAAAATATGACGCCGGAGAATTCAATTTTCTTCATGGAGAGAAAGTATACAGCAATGTCGCTTATGGAACGGACTATCCGAACAGTTTTATGGATATCTATCTTTCCGCAGAAGAAAATGCCGACAAGCCGACAGTGGTCTTTATCCATGGCGGCGGTTATATCGGCGGTACCAAAACAGGCGGAAATCCCCGTTCCGGTTCCAATGGCCTGCTCTGGTATTTTACCAACCTGATGCAGGAAGGGTATAACGTCGTGTCCATCGATTACGCTTATGCGCCGGAATATCGCTATCCCATCCAGCTCCGCCAGGCGAACCAGGCCCTTGCCTTTCTGATGCGTCATGGCAGCAAATACGGCCTGCACATGGACCGGGTGGTCCTGATCGGAAAATCCGCCGGCGGAAACATCGCAGGCATGCTGGCGCTGACAGCTACACAGCCTTCCAGCGCCCGAAAACTGCAGATCCGTCCGGCTCTTTCACAGAAAAATCTGAAAGCAGTGGTCTTCGTTTCCGCGCTGATCAATAATGAGGATTTCACCATTACCCATAATCTGATCCGGGATCACGTGTTTATGCAGTATGCCCGCTGCGCGTTTGGCACCAATGTGATCCGGAAAAGCGCCATTGCGAAACAAACCAATCTGCTGACCCACGTAGATGAAAATTATCCCGCCAGCTATATTTCAGACGGAAATACCGCGACTTTTTACTCCCAGGCAAACGCGCTTCATAAGAAACTGGATCAGCTGGGTGTGGTCAATGAACTGAATCTGTATCCCAGAAAAAAAGAGCGTCTGGGACACGGCTATGAAACCCGTCCGTCGCTGTCCTGCGCCCAGGACAATATGAAAAAAACAATTGCCTTTCTGAACCGCGTCGTAAAGGCAAATTCCTGA
- a CDS encoding polysaccharide deacetylase family protein codes for MSRRNTYGMPAWKRRREMRRRRNSLLGLIILVAVILIFFVAIPAHIHHKTVFQLKGDSDLTAEAGSSYTDPGIKVSYKGEDTYHGKKLSSRIKTENTIKKSTPGTYKVIYRMHIFTARFKAVRTVTVKDTTAPAITLSGGNSLSLNQGDSYKDPGYSAKDAVDGTVTNQVKVSGSVDTGKPGTYRITYKVTDKAGNEASAVRTVIVKAKVTPVTKSTIYLTFDDGPSSEVTPRILDILKKNDVKATFFIIGYGNDPVKKKLIRREIDEGHTIGMHTISHDYAAVYKSVGTFMSEINQEKANIQKDFNYTPWMIRFPGGSSNTISAHYCKGIMSQLSRKVEEAGYSYMDWNVSSGDAEGNEIPSDRLYRNYVRELVKGKENVVLCHDTNAKKTTAAVLQKFITYGKKHGYTFKAIDQSTPMIHQRINN; via the coding sequence ATGAGCAGAAGGAACACATACGGAATGCCTGCCTGGAAGCGCAGACGGGAAATGCGCCGCCGCAGAAACAGTTTACTCGGACTGATTATTCTGGTTGCTGTTATCCTTATTTTTTTTGTGGCGATCCCGGCACATATACATCATAAGACTGTTTTTCAGTTAAAAGGAGATTCTGACCTGACGGCAGAAGCCGGAAGCAGTTACACCGATCCCGGTATCAAAGTGTCTTACAAAGGGGAAGACACCTATCACGGAAAGAAGCTTTCCAGCCGCATCAAAACAGAAAACACCATTAAGAAATCCACACCGGGAACTTATAAAGTCATCTACCGGATGCATATCTTCACCGCCAGATTCAAGGCTGTCCGCACAGTCACAGTAAAGGATACGACAGCTCCGGCGATCACACTGTCCGGCGGAAACAGTCTTTCCCTGAACCAGGGAGATTCCTATAAGGATCCCGGATATTCCGCGAAAGACGCAGTGGACGGCACGGTCACCAATCAGGTAAAAGTAAGCGGTTCCGTGGACACCGGTAAACCCGGCACCTACCGGATCACTTACAAAGTAACGGACAAAGCCGGAAATGAAGCCTCCGCGGTCCGTACAGTCATTGTGAAAGCAAAAGTTACTCCTGTGACCAAAAGCACCATCTACTTGACATTTGATGACGGCCCCAGCAGTGAAGTAACGCCGCGCATCCTGGATATCTTAAAGAAAAACGATGTAAAAGCCACCTTCTTTATCATCGGCTACGGAAATGATCCGGTAAAGAAGAAGCTGATCCGCCGGGAAATTGACGAAGGCCACACCATTGGCATGCATACCATTTCCCATGATTACGCGGCTGTATACAAATCTGTAGGAACCTTTATGTCCGAAATCAATCAGGAAAAGGCCAACATCCAGAAGGATTTCAACTATACTCCATGGATGATCCGGTTCCCGGGCGGAAGCTCCAATACCATCAGCGCGCACTACTGCAAGGGAATCATGAGCCAGCTGTCCAGAAAAGTGGAGGAAGCCGGTTATTCCTATATGGACTGGAATGTATCCAGCGGCGATGCGGAAGGCAATGAGATTCCTTCGGACCGGCTTTACCGCAATTATGTCAGAGAACTGGTGAAAGGAAAGGAAAATGTCGTTCTCTGCCACGATACCAACGCCAAGAAAACCACTGCTGCTGTACTGCAGAAGTTTATTACCTATGGAAAAAAACACGGTTATACCTTTAAGGCGATTGACCAGAGTACACCGATGATTCACCAGAGAATCAACAACTGA
- a CDS encoding HD domain-containing protein, whose protein sequence is MKEETNRCHRIIRHPLYCSQMDAIAADEKDRIYCGHNLQHALDVARIMRIYNGELALGISTDLIYAAALTHDIGRAVQYRTGIPHDRASAELAEQILPACGFDETETRQIAEAIRHHREYEKGSDISRTLGTLLCRADKESRLCFLCPAADTCKWPDTKKNHQLRI, encoded by the coding sequence TTGAAAGAAGAAACAAACCGCTGCCACCGGATTATCCGGCATCCCCTTTACTGCAGTCAGATGGATGCCATTGCAGCTGATGAAAAAGACAGAATCTACTGCGGGCATAATCTGCAGCACGCACTGGATGTGGCCCGTATTATGCGCATCTATAATGGGGAGCTCGCACTGGGGATTTCCACGGATCTGATCTATGCAGCAGCGCTGACGCACGACATCGGACGGGCGGTACAGTATCGCACCGGGATTCCCCATGACCGGGCCAGTGCGGAACTTGCGGAACAGATTCTTCCGGCGTGCGGATTTGATGAGACGGAGACCCGGCAGATCGCGGAGGCGATCCGGCATCACAGAGAATATGAGAAAGGTTCGGATATTTCCCGGACTCTGGGCACACTTCTCTGCCGCGCGGACAAAGAATCCAGGCTGTGTTTTCTCTGTCCTGCCGCAGATACCTGCAAATGGCCGGACACCAAGAAAAACCATCAGCTGCGGATCTGA
- the folP gene encoding dihydropteroate synthase, translating to MQIGRHAFDTEHHTYIMGILNVTPDSFSDGGRWNTLDHALEHTESMIQEGADLIDIGGESTRPGYTKISDEEEIHRVVPVIQAIRKRFDIPISVDTYKSKVAEAALEAGADLINDIWGLKYDPRMASVIAASGAACCLMHNRKNGQYSSFASDLKQDLLESVRLAETAGISRDKIILDPGIGFAKDYEQNLETMRILPELCRLPYPMLLGTSRKSMIGNCLHLPTEERLEGTLATTVLAVQAGCGFVRVHDIQANQRAIQMTEAILKRGVQKK from the coding sequence ATGCAGATCGGCAGACATGCGTTTGATACGGAACACCATACATATATTATGGGGATTCTCAATGTGACACCGGATTCCTTTTCTGACGGCGGCAGGTGGAATACTTTGGATCATGCGCTGGAACATACGGAATCCATGATTCAGGAAGGAGCAGATCTGATCGATATCGGCGGAGAATCCACCAGACCGGGATATACAAAGATCAGTGACGAAGAGGAAATCCACCGCGTGGTACCGGTGATTCAGGCCATACGGAAGCGTTTTGACATTCCGATTTCCGTGGATACTTACAAATCAAAGGTTGCGGAAGCTGCCCTGGAAGCAGGGGCCGACCTGATCAATGATATCTGGGGACTGAAATATGATCCGCGTATGGCGTCGGTAATTGCTGCCTCCGGCGCGGCCTGCTGTCTGATGCACAATCGGAAAAACGGGCAGTATTCATCGTTTGCTTCCGATCTGAAGCAGGATCTGTTGGAAAGTGTCCGGCTGGCAGAAACAGCCGGTATTTCCAGAGATAAAATTATTCTGGATCCGGGGATTGGATTTGCGAAAGATTATGAACAGAACCTGGAGACCATGCGCATTCTGCCGGAACTGTGCCGGCTGCCCTATCCGATGCTGCTTGGAACTTCAAGAAAATCCATGATCGGCAACTGCCTTCATCTGCCAACAGAAGAGCGCCTGGAAGGCACGCTGGCGACTACGGTGCTTGCTGTGCAGGCAGGATGCGGATTTGTGCGTGTGCATGATATTCAGGCAAATCAGAGAGCCATCCAGATGACAGAAGCAATTTTAAAGCGCGGGGTACAGAAGAAATAA
- the folK gene encoding 2-amino-4-hydroxy-6-hydroxymethyldihydropteridine diphosphokinase, which produces MDRYLQEDKITIEGLTVFANHGVYPEEQSLGQKFTVSADLYVDTRKAAAADDLRQSVDYGLVCRHITEYLQKHTFQLIETAAGNTACDLLENFPLVRGVDLTLSKPWAPVGLPLENVSVTVRRRWHKVFLSLGSNLGSKKAYLDLAVEALDSLAGIRFRQISDYIVTRPYGNVPQDDFLNAAAEIDTWMSPEELLAQLHRIEQAAGRRREIHWGPRTLDLDILLYDSLVLDTPDLHIPHIDMENRDFVLVPLCQIAPYVRHPVLNRTAKQLLMDRNS; this is translated from the coding sequence ATGGACAGGTATTTACAGGAAGATAAAATTACAATTGAAGGACTGACCGTATTCGCCAATCACGGCGTTTATCCGGAAGAACAGTCCCTAGGACAGAAATTTACGGTATCGGCAGATCTGTATGTGGACACGCGGAAGGCTGCCGCTGCAGATGATCTCCGTCAGTCGGTGGATTACGGACTGGTCTGCCGGCATATAACAGAATATCTGCAGAAACACACATTTCAGCTCATCGAGACAGCAGCCGGCAATACGGCCTGTGATCTGCTGGAAAATTTTCCGCTGGTGCGCGGCGTGGATCTGACCCTCAGCAAACCATGGGCACCCGTAGGACTGCCTCTGGAAAATGTATCTGTCACGGTCCGGCGCCGCTGGCACAAGGTATTTCTGTCTCTGGGATCCAATCTGGGCAGTAAAAAAGCCTATCTGGATCTGGCGGTGGAAGCGCTGGATTCCCTTGCCGGGATACGCTTCCGGCAAATCTCGGATTATATTGTCACCAGACCATACGGAAATGTTCCGCAGGATGATTTTCTGAACGCGGCAGCAGAAATCGATACTTGGATGTCTCCGGAAGAACTGCTGGCGCAGCTGCACCGAATCGAGCAGGCAGCCGGACGCAGGCGGGAGATACACTGGGGTCCCAGAACACTGGATCTGGATATCCTGCTTTATGATTCCCTTGTCCTGGATACACCGGATCTGCATATTCCGCACATTGATATGGAGAACCGGGACTTTGTCCTGGTTCCCCTGTGCCAGATTGCCCCTTATGTGCGGCATCCGGTATTAAACCGTACGGCAAAACAGCTTCTTATGGATCGGAACAGCTGA
- a CDS encoding homoserine dehydrogenase: MRKKINVGMLGIGNIGTGTYQALHMNHEKIAETTGLDIEIVKILNRHPEKDRGIDIPKEKYTPDPDEILTDPAIDIVVELIGGIEPATEYMAQALRNGKSVVTANKAAIAANGKLLADLAQENHVLLRFEAAVAGGIPILTSLTTALLSNRFTEVHGILNGTTNYILTQMGEYGKDYASVLKDAQEKGFAEADPTADVEGIDTANKLSILMSLIFGIGVGPDAIPTQGITSVGSDDIAFAEENGYKIKLLASARAKDGKVAGNVEPALVPDSHPLASVSNEFNAVFVTGNAVDDLMFYGRGAGPLPTGSAVVGDIIGIARKLEKDSAYDLVPQLRYDSELQYVGEGSNKYYVRMKARNHPGVMARITSVFGAHGISIETMVQKGSKDAEFVPLIFIFSYVEKTLLTEALQEILKDDCVSAVNSVMRVEE; encoded by the coding sequence ATGAGAAAAAAAATTAACGTCGGCATGTTAGGCATTGGCAATATCGGCACCGGTACCTATCAGGCGCTGCATATGAATCATGAAAAAATAGCGGAAACCACCGGCCTGGATATCGAAATCGTTAAGATCCTGAACCGGCATCCGGAAAAAGACCGGGGAATCGATATTCCGAAAGAAAAATATACACCGGATCCGGACGAAATCCTCACCGATCCCGCCATCGATATTGTGGTGGAATTAATCGGCGGGATTGAACCGGCCACCGAATACATGGCTCAGGCGCTGCGCAATGGAAAAAGTGTCGTTACGGCCAACAAAGCCGCCATTGCAGCCAATGGAAAGCTGCTGGCAGACCTGGCGCAGGAAAATCATGTCCTTCTGCGTTTTGAGGCCGCTGTGGCCGGCGGAATCCCGATTCTGACTTCACTGACCACAGCACTGCTGTCCAACCGGTTTACAGAAGTCCACGGCATCCTGAACGGAACCACCAATTATATCCTGACACAGATGGGAGAATACGGCAAAGACTATGCCTCTGTGCTGAAAGACGCCCAGGAGAAGGGCTTTGCGGAAGCAGACCCTACGGCTGATGTGGAAGGCATCGACACTGCCAACAAACTGTCCATTCTGATGTCCCTGATCTTCGGTATCGGCGTAGGACCGGATGCGATCCCGACCCAGGGAATCACATCGGTGGGCAGTGACGATATTGCTTTTGCGGAAGAAAACGGATATAAAATCAAGCTGCTGGCCAGCGCCCGGGCCAAGGACGGCAAAGTCGCAGGCAATGTGGAACCGGCACTGGTACCGGATTCCCATCCCCTGGCTTCCGTCAGCAATGAATTCAATGCCGTATTTGTCACAGGAAATGCCGTGGACGACCTGATGTTTTACGGACGGGGCGCGGGACCGCTTCCGACCGGCAGTGCGGTCGTAGGAGATATTATCGGCATTGCCCGCAAACTGGAAAAAGATTCCGCTTACGATCTGGTGCCCCAGCTGCGCTATGATTCCGAACTGCAGTATGTGGGAGAAGGTTCCAATAAGTACTATGTCCGGATGAAGGCAAGAAACCATCCGGGTGTCATGGCCCGGATCACCTCCGTATTCGGCGCGCACGGCATAAGTATTGAAACCATGGTTCAGAAAGGTTCCAAAGACGCGGAATTTGTTCCGCTGATTTTCATCTTCAGTTATGTAGAAAAGACGCTGCTGACAGAAGCGCTTCAGGAAATTCTGAAAGATGACTGCGTTTCCGCCGTAAACAGCGTCATGCGTGTAGAAGAATAA
- a CDS encoding cupin domain-containing protein → MAGYKITKKDGYYTYTAPGHNECKCTRLHDPQDVEGGQLINGLTHFLPAGGGTDFASNPCESIYYILHGTMKFKGEDEVETVLEAGDSVHIAANSPKCVTNIGPDTAQMLVVLLPPAK, encoded by the coding sequence ATGGCAGGTTACAAAATCACCAAAAAAGATGGATACTACACTTACACCGCACCGGGTCACAATGAGTGCAAATGCACCAGATTACATGATCCGCAGGATGTAGAAGGCGGCCAGCTGATCAACGGCTTAACTCATTTCCTTCCTGCAGGCGGCGGCACAGATTTTGCATCCAATCCTTGCGAATCCATCTATTATATTCTTCATGGCACCATGAAGTTTAAAGGTGAAGATGAGGTTGAAACTGTATTAGAGGCAGGCGACAGCGTACACATCGCAGCAAACTCTCCGAAATGTGTTACAAACATCGGACCGGACACCGCTCAGATGTTAGTAGTTCTGTTACCGCCTGCAAAATAA